DNA from Amycolatopsis sp. DSM 110486:
ATCCGCCGGGTGGAGGGCGATTCCTCAACACCGGCGTCCAAAGTCGCCGCCCAGAAGCCGCAGCTCGCGGCCGCCATCCCGAACCAGGCCCTGGCCACTGTGCCGGGCATGGACGTCGCCAGCTACCAGGGCAACGTCAACTGGGCGAGCTGGTGGAACCAGGGCAAACGGTTCGTCTGGACCAAGGCGACGGAGAGCACGAGCTACACCAACCCGTATTTCGCCCAGCAGTACAACGGTTCGTACAACCAGGGCTTCATCCGCGGCGCGTACCACTTCGCCACCCCGAACACCTCCAGCGGAGCGGCGCAGGCGACCTACTTCGTCGCCCACGGCGGCGGGTGGTCCAAGGACGGCAAAACCCTGCCGGGCGCGCTCGACATGGAGTACAACCCGTACGGCGCCACTTGTTACGGCCTGAGCCAGGCCGCGATGGGCTCGTGGATCCGCGCCTTCCACGACACCTACCACGCCAAGACCGGCCGTTGGCCCGTCATCTACACCTCGGCGAGCTGGTGGAACCAGTGCGTGGGCACGTCGCAGAACTTCTCGTCCACGGTGCCGCTCTGGGTCGCGCGGTACGCGTCGTCAGCCGGCGCGCTGCCGAACGGCTGGGGCTACTACACCGTCTGGCAGTACACCTCGAGCCCGCTCGACCAGGACACCTTCAACGGTGCCCTCGACCGGGTCCAGGCTCTGGCCAACGGCTGATCCACTCCTGGGTGACAGCTGATTCACCACTGATTCACGCCTGAGG
Protein-coding regions in this window:
- a CDS encoding lysozyme, with protein sequence MSTSRRGRRATLLSVLAIPTVALLLGSTAQATAAPYNPDQSASEITAINADIQAHNHELGSQIRRVEGDSSTPASKVAAQKPQLAAAIPNQALATVPGMDVASYQGNVNWASWWNQGKRFVWTKATESTSYTNPYFAQQYNGSYNQGFIRGAYHFATPNTSSGAAQATYFVAHGGGWSKDGKTLPGALDMEYNPYGATCYGLSQAAMGSWIRAFHDTYHAKTGRWPVIYTSASWWNQCVGTSQNFSSTVPLWVARYASSAGALPNGWGYYTVWQYTSSPLDQDTFNGALDRVQALANG